A section of the Borrelia turicatae 91E135 genome encodes:
- the bdr gene encoding Bdr family repetitive protein, with amino-acid sequence MGLAQPVITQQMVIAELTKAGIKRDIAIDLSYRYYKNELTHKDIEYLETTFNLKLEKVEALLQAEIKSLKTELDTKIENVRVELNNKIDNKFNELDNKIDNVENNLNNKIDNKFNELDNKIDNVENNLNNKIDNKFNELDNKIDNVRTELKSDIKDLDNKFDTKFNELDTKIDVNKMELKSTLRLHNWMFGTIITISIGILLTLIFK; translated from the coding sequence ATGGGACTTGCCCAACCAGTAATTACTCAGCAAATGGTTATAGCTGAACTGACCAAAGCCGGCATTAAGAGAGACATCGCTATTGACTTATCTTATAGATATTACAAAAATGAGCTTACTCACAAGGATATTGAGTATTTAGAAACTACTTTTAACCTTAAACTTGAAAAGGTTGAAGCTCTTTTACAAGCTGAAATTAAATCTCTCAAAACTGAACTCGATACCAAGATTGAGAATGTTAGAGTAGAACTTAATAATAAGATTGATAACAAATTTAATGAACTTGATAACAAAATAGATAATGTTGAGAATAATCTTAATAATAAGATTGATAACAAATTTAATGAACTTGATAACAAAATAGATAATGTTGAGAATAATCTTAATAATAAGATTGATAACAAATTTAATGAACTTGATAACAAAATAGATAATGTCAGAACTGAATTAAAATCTGATATTAAAGACCTCGATAATAAATTCGATACCAAATTCAATGAACTCGATACTAAGATTGATGTTAACAAAATGGAACTTAAGAGCACATTAAGACTTCATAATTGGATGTTTGGCACTATTATTACCATCTCTATAGGTATTTTATTAACTCTTATCTTTAAGTAA
- a CDS encoding plasmid maintenance protein, protein MNSIPKETKKFKSQDKIKLILNNLIETNKDKTSPDIKEICVSQVKSLITRALNKYDRLIKIYWIINAKNKNYKKSSGIEEYSASDIYNIVSKLLENDGHKKVCRRTFERDLKLLNESGLIKSKIRKFGKNKGSISHYVQNMELDHIHKEIILEYLKEELKEKLKDKRIVGDFDQDYKNTTFNYTKLERLNILSKLRQHNNISQMSHVRKSAVFNKANISYINNKNSKEMLLGKTVTVKPRKCKLKRNDVEIRLVSKHKIDKRYLTRVKECSNNDATYINALINLERAIIEYRNEYNIEDILEHFLKQFSNRYKYKVWMMMRRSDGIISDYELIWEGRFRDWYPNKYKSNYRPKETYGGHIQVKHNVSVVKGIHDKHLSPEGIEKRAKDVEYKRRLEIKRREEYLSKLFERESKEREERLKRAREEDACLREQARASMFATLEKNRVGNMEVDTENNMNNLKPYERACSLSRPIVLNSNFEGFKTTKGLSISNLGTLVSSEEDNLKLGERGDML, encoded by the coding sequence ATGAATAGTATACCAAAAGAAACAAAAAAATTCAAATCACAAGACAAAATAAAATTAATACTAAATAACCTTATAGAAACAAATAAAGATAAAACATCCCCTGATATTAAAGAAATCTGTGTGTCACAAGTTAAATCGCTAATAACTCGGGCATTAAACAAATACGATAGACTGATTAAAATTTATTGGATCATAAATGCAAAGAATAAAAACTACAAGAAATCGAGTGGAATTGAAGAATATTCAGCAAGTGATATCTACAATATTGTAAGTAAATTATTAGAAAATGACGGGCATAAAAAAGTATGTAGACGAACATTTGAAAGAGACCTCAAACTTCTAAATGAAAGTGGGTTAATAAAATCTAAAATTAGAAAGTTTGGAAAAAATAAGGGAAGCATTTCTCACTATGTACAAAATATGGAACTTGATCACATACACAAAGAAATAATTCTAGAATATCTTAAAGAAGAGCTTAAAGAAAAGTTAAAGGACAAAAGAATTGTTGGTGATTTCGATCAAGACTATAAAAATACAACATTTAATTACACAAAGCTTGAAAGGTTAAACATACTCTCTAAGTTAAGACAACATAATAATATAAGCCAAATGTCGCATGTAAGGAAGTCGGCTGTATTTAATAAAGCTAATATAAGCTATATAAATAATAAGAATTCTAAAGAAATGCTTTTAGGAAAAACTGTTACCGTTAAACCAAGAAAGTGCAAATTAAAAAGGAATGATGTAGAGATACGGCTTGTATCCAAACATAAAATCGATAAAAGATACCTAACCCGAGTAAAAGAGTGCAGCAATAACGATGCAACTTACATAAATGCACTGATCAATCTAGAGAGAGCAATAATTGAATATAGAAACGAATACAACATTGAAGATATCTTAGAGCATTTCCTAAAACAGTTTAGCAATAGGTATAAATACAAGGTATGGATGATGATGAGGCGAAGTGATGGTATTATTAGTGATTATGAGCTTATATGGGAGGGTAGATTTAGGGATTGGTACCCAAATAAGTACAAGAGTAATTACAGGCCTAAAGAAACTTATGGAGGGCATATACAAGTTAAGCATAACGTATCAGTTGTTAAAGGGATACATGATAAACATTTAAGTCCTGAGGGAATAGAAAAAAGAGCTAAAGATGTAGAATACAAACGAAGACTTGAGATAAAGAGAAGAGAAGAATATTTAAGTAAGTTGTTTGAACGTGAATCTAAAGAGAGAGAAGAGCGTTTGAAACGTGCTCGTGAAGAGGATGCTTGTCTTAGAGAACAAGCTAGGGCAAGTATGTTTGCTACTTTGGAGAAAAACAGGGTAGGGAATATGGAAGTTGACACGGAGAATAACATGAATAATTTAAAGCCCTATGAGAGAGCTTGTAGTCTATCAAGACCAATTGTGCTTAATAGTAATTTTGAAGGATTTAAGACTACTAAGGGTCTCTCTATATCTAATTTAGGGACTTTAGTTTCATCAGAAGAGGATAACCTGAAATTAGGTGAAAGAGGAGATATGTTATGA
- a CDS encoding DUF261 family protein, producing MRSKIFMVIYDFAYKSLKDYFIKKHKSELLEGAVFLEDSSYQVCEKIKEVEKHRLVVPFQYNFKDQNVAICKFGCYFLCILFIAFVVKEIKDKVEKYFDKFEVDLLFKSLATTGCLRDVNSYVLDPNLIFKHLGVSEDIHYLNVHYSPTHYEPDNCDILVGKYKENDLYHFVILDNDLSSVIWDSLGSSKAVSNGVLESLRVFKLIDSSLSFDIRKRLALYSEQFRSV from the coding sequence ATGAGAAGTAAAATTTTTATGGTTATTTATGATTTTGCATATAAATCTTTGAAAGATTACTTCATTAAAAAGCATAAATCAGAATTGCTTGAAGGTGCTGTGTTTTTAGAAGATTCATCTTACCAAGTTTGTGAAAAAATAAAAGAAGTAGAAAAACATAGGTTAGTAGTTCCCTTTCAATATAATTTCAAAGACCAAAACGTTGCTATTTGCAAATTTGGATGTTATTTTTTATGCATTTTGTTTATTGCATTTGTAGTTAAAGAAATCAAAGATAAAGTTGAGAAATATTTCGATAAGTTTGAAGTCGATTTACTCTTCAAAAGCCTTGCAACTACTGGCTGTTTAAGAGATGTCAATTCATACGTCCTTGATCCAAACTTAATATTTAAGCATCTTGGAGTTAGTGAGGATATTCATTATCTTAATGTCCATTATTCCCCTACTCATTATGAGCCTGATAATTGTGATATTTTAGTTGGCAAATACAAAGAGAATGATTTATACCATTTTGTAATTCTTGATAATGATTTAAGTTCTGTTATTTGGGACTCACTTGGCAGTTCTAAGGCTGTAAGTAATGGTGTACTTGAGTCCTTAAGGGTATTTAAGCTTATTGATTCGTCTCTTAGTTTTGATATTAGGAAAAGACTTGCTCTCTATAGTGAGCAGTTTAGAAGTGTATAA
- a CDS encoding BBA14 family lipoprotein has product MKFKFNFLNNYLLSLCLLFLVFSCKGIASLPNEPTLTGKEDPISLARDEASLFEYALSLSAWLIDAKSYVNAYYKQHKFPLFEKFDPTFKGGIGEEGIKARMAYYKRYIASVKPIAIDVYRRYTQVSLQE; this is encoded by the coding sequence ATGAAGTTTAAATTTAATTTTTTAAATAATTATTTGTTATCTTTATGTTTGTTATTTTTAGTATTCTCTTGCAAAGGGATTGCAAGTCTTCCAAATGAACCTACCTTAACTGGTAAAGAAGACCCTATAAGCTTGGCTCGTGATGAAGCTTCATTATTTGAGTATGCATTAAGTCTGAGTGCATGGCTTATTGATGCTAAGAGTTATGTTAATGCTTACTATAAGCAGCATAAATTTCCATTATTTGAAAAATTTGACCCCACATTTAAGGGTGGTATTGGAGAAGAGGGTATTAAGGCAAGGATGGCTTATTATAAGCGCTACATAGCCTCAGTTAAACCCATTGCTATTGATGTATACCGTAGGTATACTCAAGTGTCCTTACAGGAGTAG
- a CDS encoding right-handed parallel beta-helix repeat-containing protein, with protein sequence MQQEDKVEKDLREGGVVDTLNFEAAPSPSVHLSSLDISEPSRMVNVELISSDHTALGVESNSEDIQAEGIQEEEEHPGFCELSIVFFTDEGQFFDLTPYTDISSVSLDLKIVDPTLKTASSSFKFEANGLSDEFLDFLFFRKEDVYVILSEGPRSLFKGVLEKFFNREVFNSTKSISFTVNDYSKLLSVVFEKPIQFPINYNPDWLYVYNPLIKEQSVVHLILAKSNLKDLIDDDGSESILAKIPAVIIADGEELGTILSALLYEFGYAYTFTGDGKLQILPIWKSEVIKKDVKLCSIDASSYVLSKSSSSSYDSTRVIWREGKFQSKEESISNKRPLYSAPINVQGSGSSLYVAVLQKGVVYPDFADKVGSLVYQEYDPKWFDTAYKWDFKKREVWHDHYAINDHLAIISTHKLEARFSADSDIKLVHEEYYPTKARIWFKNTSSSQGSRYIYYFDIYGDVFYTIARNILQTDNADDFYSKRFEYSTRFIFDSNSAVRLFKFLTNLRVKGHTIVNFRSTQELDLTDFVKLKFEDYDVDHFFLILSKKISGFDMNIRFYEYEGITWGDYTHYDYLTTSKYIGSRDNLEAIREVIVAPFNYIASRDNDFLSPHLVAPGFQDEVTMQEALSLAKRSGTSKIRLLPGDFYMYGSVDISNFEIKGEDGVVIRAGGFAKNIFTATRSFKMSRLTVCQKPMGELWIRGGNLSDEEHLDSYLEGSEFAPLANLRLCASYRLREEERSSIYLNDAGFIYLKNITFLCNQGVALETIKVKKILLENVVFRSTNCGFDIRDVDNMTLIGVEIESNKKASVANGVNAIMRGGVVKKNRDGLHFANFSSLKVNEVEFLSNTGVALQLDEVVNARFAGNSFMENKVGLKSNSLDLLIRDSFLKNELGMSFTKKSELSARVIDFNVYEENIKDKEEVA encoded by the coding sequence TTGCAGCAAGAAGATAAAGTTGAGAAGGATTTAAGAGAAGGGGGGGTAGTAGATACACTTAATTTTGAAGCTGCCCCCTCCCCTTCTGTTCATTTGTCTTCTCTAGATATTAGTGAGCCTTCTAGAATGGTTAATGTAGAGCTAATCTCTAGCGATCATACTGCCCTGGGAGTTGAATCTAATTCTGAAGATATTCAAGCCGAAGGTATTCAAGAAGAGGAAGAACATCCAGGGTTTTGCGAGCTAAGTATTGTCTTTTTTACCGATGAAGGTCAATTTTTTGATCTAACCCCTTACACTGATATATCTAGTGTGTCTTTAGATCTTAAAATTGTAGACCCTACACTAAAGACTGCATCAAGTAGTTTTAAATTTGAAGCAAATGGCCTTTCAGATGAATTTTTGGACTTTCTATTCTTTAGAAAAGAAGATGTATATGTGATCTTGAGTGAGGGACCTCGGTCATTATTCAAAGGTGTGTTAGAAAAATTTTTCAATAGAGAGGTGTTTAACTCTACTAAAAGTATTAGCTTTACTGTGAATGATTATTCTAAACTTTTGAGTGTTGTTTTTGAGAAGCCTATTCAATTTCCTATTAATTACAATCCCGATTGGCTTTATGTATATAATCCATTAATAAAGGAGCAATCAGTAGTCCATTTAATTTTAGCGAAAAGCAATCTTAAAGATTTGATTGATGATGATGGCTCTGAGAGTATTTTGGCAAAAATTCCTGCAGTAATTATTGCTGATGGAGAGGAGCTTGGGACAATTCTATCAGCATTGCTTTATGAATTTGGATATGCATATACATTTACAGGTGATGGGAAACTACAGATTTTACCTATTTGGAAGAGCGAGGTTATAAAGAAGGATGTAAAGCTTTGCTCTATTGATGCTTCAAGTTATGTTCTATCAAAGAGTAGTTCTAGTAGTTATGATTCAACCAGGGTTATTTGGAGAGAAGGTAAATTTCAAAGTAAAGAAGAATCTATTTCAAATAAAAGGCCGCTTTATTCTGCTCCCATTAATGTTCAAGGATCTGGGAGTAGTCTTTATGTTGCAGTTTTGCAAAAAGGAGTAGTGTACCCTGATTTTGCAGATAAAGTAGGTAGTCTTGTCTACCAAGAATATGATCCTAAATGGTTTGATACTGCTTATAAGTGGGATTTTAAGAAAAGGGAAGTATGGCATGACCATTATGCAATAAATGATCATTTAGCCATAATCTCAACACATAAGCTTGAGGCTCGTTTTAGTGCTGACTCTGATATTAAACTTGTTCATGAAGAATATTATCCAACAAAAGCACGAATTTGGTTTAAAAATACATCCTCAAGTCAAGGTTCTCGTTATATTTACTACTTTGATATATATGGTGATGTTTTTTATACAATTGCTCGTAATATATTGCAGACTGATAATGCAGATGATTTTTACAGTAAGCGATTCGAGTATTCAACCAGGTTTATTTTTGATTCCAATTCGGCTGTACGTCTTTTTAAATTTTTAACTAATTTAAGAGTTAAAGGACACACAATCGTTAATTTTAGATCAACTCAAGAATTAGACCTTACTGATTTTGTAAAACTTAAGTTTGAAGATTATGATGTAGATCATTTTTTCTTGATTTTATCAAAAAAGATTTCCGGATTTGATATGAATATAAGATTTTATGAGTATGAAGGAATTACATGGGGAGATTATACTCACTATGACTACCTTACAACTTCTAAGTATATAGGCTCTAGAGATAATTTAGAAGCTATTCGTGAGGTTATAGTTGCACCTTTTAATTATATTGCGTCTAGAGATAATGATTTTTTAAGTCCCCATCTTGTTGCACCAGGTTTTCAAGATGAAGTTACAATGCAGGAGGCTTTAAGCTTAGCAAAACGTTCTGGAACAAGCAAAATCAGATTACTCCCCGGTGATTTTTATATGTACGGTTCAGTTGATATATCTAATTTCGAGATTAAAGGAGAGGATGGAGTTGTAATTCGAGCTGGTGGATTTGCAAAAAATATTTTCACTGCAACTCGTTCATTTAAGATGTCAAGACTAACTGTATGTCAAAAACCTATGGGTGAACTTTGGATAAGGGGTGGTAATTTGAGTGATGAGGAGCACTTAGATTCATATTTAGAAGGTAGCGAATTTGCACCCTTGGCTAATTTGAGGTTGTGTGCAAGTTATAGACTCAGAGAAGAAGAGAGGTCGTCTATTTACTTAAATGACGCAGGTTTTATTTACCTTAAGAATATTACATTCCTTTGTAATCAAGGAGTGGCTTTAGAGACAATAAAAGTTAAAAAGATACTTCTTGAGAATGTTGTTTTCAGATCTACAAATTGTGGATTTGATATTCGTGATGTTGATAATATGACGCTTATTGGAGTTGAGATTGAGTCTAATAAAAAGGCATCGGTTGCAAATGGAGTTAATGCAATAATGAGGGGTGGTGTTGTTAAGAAGAATAGAGATGGCTTGCACTTTGCAAATTTTTCAAGTCTTAAAGTTAATGAAGTTGAATTTTTAAGTAATACAGGTGTTGCATTGCAGCTTGATGAAGTTGTAAATGCAAGATTTGCAGGAAATAGTTTTATGGAAAACAAGGTAGGTCTTAAGAGTAATTCTCTAGATTTGTTAATACGTGATTCATTTTTGAAAAATGAGCTTGGTATGTCTTTTACAAAAAAATCGGAACTAAGTGCACGAGTTATTGATTTTAATGTGTATGAAGAGAATATAAAAGATAAAGAGGAGGTAGCATAA
- a CDS encoding PBSX family phage terminase large subunit — MRLKRLPIYFDAYKRKPGAEIFVYYSSRGTGKTYDIATVNLERKFTPDGGDTLAVRKKKNKTIQSIHKEILELLHRYNLRREFNVSKAKIETKNLIYGRKRAFVFEGGHDTTDLKSYAHFKDLWLEEANQFTESDIERLIPTMRERGGRIYMSSNPVPRSHWLYKRYIANEDNPSVCVIKSTYRDNPFLNGGDIDLWLEKQRLAYHGNDLGFRIEVLGEEFDFGTARFIKDFEVCDESLFDRAQGNFYTGVHIKGNRVCFIEIFVGRIAYFPITVVTNASSKVLLSREDYERECSCFRGTFVLPHTREELKFVFSRFGRGALVARNRNLYVLSDYLIPNNLSVVRRDETEDVILEFSETEYYYDESLGSESGTATNLVMQKNLQYIPAFLNAVSIFA; from the coding sequence TTGAGGTTAAAGCGACTGCCGATTTATTTTGATGCATACAAAAGAAAACCTGGTGCTGAGATTTTTGTGTATTATTCAAGTCGTGGGACTGGTAAGACTTATGATATTGCAACAGTAAATCTTGAGAGAAAGTTTACACCTGATGGTGGTGATACTTTGGCAGTGCGTAAGAAGAAAAACAAAACAATTCAGTCAATTCATAAAGAAATTTTAGAGTTGCTTCATAGGTATAACTTAAGACGTGAATTTAATGTAAGTAAGGCTAAGATAGAGACAAAAAATTTAATATATGGACGCAAGCGTGCGTTTGTATTTGAAGGTGGGCATGATACAACTGACCTTAAATCGTATGCGCATTTTAAAGACCTATGGCTTGAGGAGGCTAATCAGTTTACTGAATCTGATATTGAGAGACTGATTCCTACAATGAGAGAGCGTGGGGGGAGAATTTATATGTCAAGTAACCCAGTCCCTCGCTCGCATTGGCTTTACAAACGTTATATTGCAAATGAAGATAATCCATCAGTATGTGTAATTAAGAGTACGTATAGGGACAATCCTTTCTTAAATGGAGGTGATATTGACTTGTGGCTTGAGAAACAAAGGCTTGCGTATCATGGAAATGATCTTGGATTTAGAATTGAGGTCTTAGGAGAAGAATTTGATTTTGGGACAGCAAGATTTATAAAAGATTTTGAAGTTTGTGATGAGAGTCTCTTTGATCGAGCACAGGGTAATTTTTATACAGGAGTTCACATTAAGGGAAATAGGGTTTGCTTTATAGAGATTTTTGTTGGAAGAATAGCTTACTTTCCAATAACAGTTGTAACTAATGCTAGTAGTAAAGTTTTACTTTCAAGGGAAGATTATGAGCGTGAATGTTCGTGTTTTAGAGGGACATTTGTTCTCCCACATACTAGAGAAGAATTAAAATTTGTTTTCTCTCGTTTTGGTAGAGGGGCTCTAGTAGCACGTAATCGTAATCTTTATGTGCTCTCAGATTATTTAATTCCTAATAATCTGAGTGTAGTAAGGAGGGACGAGACTGAAGATGTGATATTGGAATTTAGTGAGACTGAATATTATTATGATGAATCTTTAGGTAGTGAGAGTGGTACTGCTACAAATCTTGTTATGCAGAAAAATTTGCAGTACATTCCAGCATTTCTAAATGCTGTGTCAATTTTTGCGTGA